Proteins encoded in a region of the Elusimicrobiaceae bacterium genome:
- a CDS encoding efflux RND transporter periplasmic adaptor subunit encodes MKPIVIFGNFSLSMVVVAALCGCHQRPPTPEPPVKVKAVKVAAGGGSGSFYYSGTIEASQNIGLSFLGMGTVETVSVREGDRIEKGRLLAKLDCQSSENSLRIAQAKAQQAEDAFRRFEPMYKNGNLPEIKMVEIRTGRTQAELAVKLAEKSVADCSIIAPEAGIVSQRDVEPGDNAVPGKTVIRMVSVDKVYATVSVPEQEISYIHRGAGAVVELSANKRHLRGKIADVGVTANPLARTYTARVLIDNASNAVLPGMLCNVYLSGAGSAAAGHSGIVIPAAALRLDANGNQIVYVVDPDRRVHARVVASSGFRKGGVLIGSGLTAGETIVVEGVQKLDENMRVEL; translated from the coding sequence ATGAAACCGATCGTTATTTTTGGAAACTTTAGTCTGTCAATGGTGGTGGTGGCGGCGCTGTGCGGCTGCCACCAGCGCCCTCCTACACCGGAACCGCCGGTTAAAGTCAAAGCCGTGAAAGTTGCGGCTGGCGGCGGTTCCGGCAGTTTTTATTACAGCGGGACGATTGAGGCGTCCCAGAACATCGGCCTGAGTTTTCTGGGCATGGGAACGGTTGAAACCGTGTCCGTGCGCGAGGGCGACCGGATTGAAAAAGGGCGGCTGCTGGCGAAACTGGACTGCCAGTCCAGCGAGAACTCGCTGCGGATAGCCCAGGCCAAGGCCCAGCAGGCCGAAGACGCATTCCGCCGTTTCGAACCGATGTACAAAAACGGCAATCTGCCGGAAATAAAGATGGTGGAAATCCGCACGGGCAGGACTCAGGCGGAACTGGCGGTAAAACTGGCGGAAAAAAGCGTAGCGGACTGTTCGATAATCGCGCCTGAAGCCGGGATCGTAAGCCAGAGGGATGTTGAACCCGGCGATAACGCCGTGCCCGGCAAAACCGTGATTCGCATGGTTTCCGTGGATAAGGTCTACGCCACCGTATCTGTTCCGGAACAGGAGATTTCGTACATACACAGGGGCGCGGGCGCGGTGGTGGAGCTAAGCGCGAATAAACGTCATCTGCGCGGGAAAATTGCCGATGTGGGGGTTACCGCCAATCCGCTGGCGCGCACTTATACGGCAAGGGTGCTGATTGACAATGCGTCCAACGCGGTGCTGCCGGGGATGCTGTGCAATGTTTATCTGTCCGGCGCAGGTTCCGCCGCGGCGGGACATTCCGGAATTGTAATACCCGCCGCCGCGCTCAGGCTCGACGCCAACGGCAACCAGATAGTTTATGTTGTTGACCCGGACCGTCGTGTTCATGCACGGGTGGTCGCGTCATCGGGCTTCCGCAAGGGCGGAGTGCTTATCGGCAGCGGACTGACCGCGGGCGAAACCATCGTCGTGGAAGGGGTGCAGAAACTCGACGAAAATATGCGGGTGGAACTGTAG
- a CDS encoding TetR/AcrR family transcriptional regulator, giving the protein MPDIKKEEQTRADIIAAAQKLFKTYGLDKTTMDDIATAAGKGKSSLYYYFKSKEDVFYAVAKIEMDKIAETVRLALAGCKAPTERLKSLLITRYHATKSKIVLYSALLQDSSKHINLYQRIQRETNNEQVDILKQILLDGIKCGEFKSIKEDECASLAVVAMMVSRGLDANILISGELPPESIRLEAAVEVFVRGLA; this is encoded by the coding sequence ATGCCAGATATAAAAAAGGAAGAACAAACGCGCGCGGACATAATAGCCGCCGCGCAGAAATTGTTCAAAACCTATGGGCTGGACAAGACCACAATGGATGATATCGCCACAGCGGCAGGCAAGGGTAAAAGCTCGCTGTATTACTATTTCAAGAGCAAGGAAGATGTTTTTTATGCGGTGGCCAAAATCGAAATGGACAAAATAGCCGAAACAGTCCGTCTGGCACTGGCGGGTTGCAAAGCGCCAACGGAACGGCTGAAGTCGCTGCTTATCACACGGTATCACGCGACAAAATCAAAAATCGTTCTGTATTCGGCATTGTTGCAGGACAGTTCGAAGCATATCAATCTGTATCAGCGGATCCAGCGTGAAACGAACAACGAACAGGTTGACATTTTAAAGCAGATCCTGCTTGACGGCATAAAGTGCGGTGAATTTAAAAGCATAAAAGAGGATGAGTGCGCTTCTCTGGCGGTGGTGGCAATGATGGTGTCGCGCGGCCTGGATGCCAATATCCTTATAAGCGGGGAGCTGCCGCCAGAATCTATCCGGCTGGAGGCGGCCGTGGAAGTTTTTGTACGGGGGCTGGCGTAA
- a CDS encoding efflux RND transporter permease subunit, whose product MEKLRRSFIEVALKHQTVVVTVCAILCVLGIYSLMTMPRQEFPEFKVRQGLVIAAFPGASSNQVDEQLAKPLQNYLFRYKEIDREKTYSVSKENQTIVFVEVKENVKEPEIFWAKLRLGLQEFKSELPSQVVMLVGNNEFGDASAILLTVTSKQRTYRELEDYLAKLEDKIRQHPAVSNVKKFGLQKEKIIVYADPNRLAHYGVKPALLMGALQMEGMLGYGGYIKDSDLELPIHLPPRYNSEADVAEQIVFSSPDGAIVRVRDVARVVREYDVEDSYVECEGRRALVLSMEMRFGNNIVSFGKDIDRIIADFKADSPADLEIAKVADMPKVVSASLHHFFRDFGMAILAVILVVILLLPRRIAMVAAVTIPICILQSLGIMQGLGVELNTISLAALVVVLGMVVDNAIVVIDNHVEKLDHGIDVRTAAWSSARELLIPVFTATLAIVAVFAMQPIFMTGMARDFIGPMPVTIAVTLFVSMFIAMLLVPALSCNFIKTGLHEHGKGPEKKGKPSLLDRLQEFYNRHLEISMAHPVRTVWIGIAAIVLGILMFTLLPQQLMPALERDQFAVEMYFPEGTSLARNAQITGQMVKILKADKRIKTVVSFIGTSSPRFHTLYAPQMPAKNYSQLIVMTESVKATEDVVREYDRKYRDAFPGAHARFKQISFLSAEAPVEVRISGDSIPEIRAFADKVRAVMAQDGDITWLRDDYRNPRIAVDLDVNRELANRLGVNRAILGLSCALNRNGIPITKVWEGDYAKDVVLKYDESKTSSPEELENQYVTVPLSPKALPLRQLAGLKPSFSEGQIVRRNGRLTMTLRADVAAGKLFTPVQNRISEKLAALDKPESIAVSYGGEHQLSGETYVPMVESLIVSIIVIFVVLLFQFQSIRLALLVMITMPLSIIGGMAGLSLVGMPFSMTALLGLTALFGTVVRNGVILISYARELEHGGMPLKEAAFAAGKRRMRPIFLTAAAAAVGVIPLMTSGSSLWGPMGAVICFGLIGSTILTLYVLPVAYWKYSGDEEETARGGAVMRTNKSLFMLALLACPVFCAQASAGMTLADYKKQALAHNNELKQSALEDEAAQQAVRSAFTSYFPKVSAVGAMGTANIIPGLAVMSGMPSVLSPLSRADGYALSMLVAQQPVFVGGRIVNGNRLARVGAAAAHEQFQLKRDEVLLESEKKYRRLLVLEEKRKTLLAYAEMLESLYKQVNQAAGLGLVTRTDVLRVGLKRAELGASRTELEKGIALAQRDLRLYAGLPEGDPIIPSAGPDVITEPVYNRQYLASRLSLRPEYRLLQANADAAKLQRKMKTGANLPLVSVGAAINRLDALSSGGTFQNSLGFAVVSVPLSDWWGGSHDVKEKRLKENAAQVRLESVADYLVLDMESRLKDYEQAYQRVAVARLGVEEADANKSEIEDGYKNGTEKLSDLLEAMALQQQSRDRLSEETAGYFAARTAFEIAISAVSADN is encoded by the coding sequence ATGGAAAAACTACGCAGGAGTTTTATAGAAGTGGCGCTAAAACACCAGACCGTGGTGGTGACGGTTTGCGCCATTTTATGTGTGCTGGGCATTTATTCGCTTATGACAATGCCCCGGCAGGAATTCCCGGAATTCAAGGTGCGGCAGGGGCTGGTGATAGCGGCGTTCCCGGGTGCGTCTTCCAACCAGGTTGACGAACAGCTTGCCAAGCCTTTGCAGAATTATCTGTTCCGGTACAAAGAAATTGACCGGGAAAAGACTTATTCCGTTTCCAAGGAAAACCAGACCATAGTTTTTGTTGAAGTGAAAGAGAATGTCAAAGAGCCGGAAATATTCTGGGCTAAACTGCGGCTGGGGCTGCAGGAGTTCAAATCGGAACTCCCGTCGCAGGTGGTGATGCTGGTCGGGAACAATGAATTCGGCGACGCTTCCGCCATTCTGCTTACCGTCACATCCAAACAGCGCACTTACCGGGAGCTGGAGGATTACCTCGCAAAACTTGAAGATAAGATCCGTCAGCACCCGGCGGTTTCGAATGTAAAAAAATTCGGGCTTCAGAAAGAGAAGATAATTGTCTACGCCGATCCCAACCGGCTGGCTCATTATGGTGTCAAACCCGCGCTTTTAATGGGCGCTCTGCAGATGGAAGGAATGCTGGGTTACGGCGGCTATATCAAGGACAGTGATCTGGAACTGCCGATCCACCTGCCTCCCCGTTATAATTCCGAAGCCGATGTGGCCGAACAGATCGTTTTCTCCTCGCCCGACGGCGCTATCGTGCGCGTGCGCGATGTGGCCCGCGTTGTGCGAGAATATGACGTGGAAGACTCCTATGTGGAATGCGAAGGCCGGCGCGCGCTGGTGCTTTCGATGGAAATGCGATTTGGCAATAACATAGTTTCGTTCGGCAAGGATATAGACAGGATCATAGCCGATTTCAAGGCTGACAGTCCGGCCGATCTGGAAATAGCCAAAGTAGCCGACATGCCTAAAGTGGTGAGCGCTTCGCTGCATCACTTCTTCAGGGATTTCGGTATGGCGATTCTCGCGGTCATTCTGGTGGTTATTCTGCTGCTGCCGCGCAGAATAGCCATGGTGGCGGCGGTCACTATTCCCATTTGCATTTTGCAGTCGCTGGGCATCATGCAGGGGCTGGGGGTTGAACTTAACACCATTTCGCTGGCCGCGCTGGTTGTCGTCCTGGGCATGGTGGTGGATAATGCCATAGTCGTCATTGACAACCATGTGGAAAAGCTGGATCACGGTATTGACGTGCGAACCGCCGCCTGGTCCAGCGCGCGCGAACTGCTGATTCCGGTGTTTACGGCTACTCTCGCCATTGTGGCGGTGTTTGCCATGCAGCCGATCTTCATGACCGGCATGGCGCGCGATTTCATCGGGCCGATGCCGGTCACCATAGCGGTAACGCTTTTCGTTTCCATGTTTATCGCCATGCTGCTGGTGCCGGCGCTGAGCTGTAACTTCATAAAAACCGGTCTGCATGAACATGGCAAGGGGCCGGAGAAAAAGGGAAAGCCTTCCCTGCTGGACAGATTGCAGGAGTTCTATAACCGCCATCTGGAAATATCAATGGCGCATCCCGTCCGGACAGTATGGATAGGAATTGCCGCCATTGTGCTGGGGATCTTGATGTTCACTTTGCTGCCCCAGCAGCTGATGCCGGCGCTGGAGCGTGACCAGTTCGCCGTGGAAATGTATTTCCCTGAAGGGACCAGCCTGGCAAGAAACGCGCAGATTACCGGGCAGATGGTGAAGATTCTCAAGGCGGATAAACGAATAAAAACAGTAGTTTCCTTTATCGGCACCAGTTCGCCCCGGTTCCATACCCTGTACGCGCCGCAGATGCCGGCCAAAAACTATTCCCAGCTGATCGTGATGACCGAGTCCGTAAAGGCCACCGAAGACGTTGTGCGGGAGTATGACCGGAAATATCGCGACGCATTTCCCGGTGCTCATGCGCGTTTCAAACAGATAAGTTTTCTGTCAGCCGAGGCGCCTGTTGAAGTGCGCATTTCCGGAGACAGCATCCCGGAAATCAGGGCTTTTGCCGACAAGGTGCGCGCTGTCATGGCGCAGGACGGGGATATAACCTGGCTGCGTGACGATTACCGCAACCCCCGCATCGCGGTGGATCTTGACGTGAACCGCGAGCTCGCCAACCGGCTTGGCGTAAACCGTGCCATTCTGGGCCTGTCTTGTGCGCTCAACCGTAACGGTATTCCCATAACCAAAGTGTGGGAGGGGGATTACGCCAAAGACGTGGTGCTAAAATACGACGAGTCAAAAACCTCTTCGCCGGAAGAACTGGAAAACCAGTATGTAACTGTGCCGTTGTCGCCCAAAGCCCTGCCGCTGCGCCAGCTGGCGGGTCTGAAACCGTCGTTTAGCGAGGGCCAGATAGTCCGGCGCAACGGCCGGCTTACCATGACACTGCGCGCCGATGTCGCGGCGGGCAAGCTGTTCACTCCGGTTCAGAACCGCATAAGCGAAAAGCTTGCGGCGCTTGACAAGCCTGAATCCATAGCCGTTAGCTATGGCGGGGAACACCAGCTGTCGGGTGAAACGTATGTGCCCATGGTCGAGTCGCTGATTGTCAGCATTATCGTGATATTCGTTGTGCTGTTGTTCCAGTTTCAGAGCATACGACTTGCCCTGCTTGTGATGATTACCATGCCGCTTAGCATTATCGGCGGCATGGCGGGTCTGAGTCTGGTCGGCATGCCTTTCAGCATGACGGCGCTGCTGGGCCTCACCGCGCTGTTCGGCACGGTAGTGCGCAACGGTGTTATTTTAATAAGCTACGCCCGCGAACTGGAACACGGCGGCATGCCGCTGAAAGAAGCGGCGTTTGCCGCCGGCAAGCGCAGGATGCGGCCGATTTTTCTTACCGCCGCGGCGGCGGCTGTGGGCGTAATACCGCTGATGACCTCCGGTTCCAGCCTGTGGGGGCCGATGGGCGCGGTGATCTGTTTCGGGCTTATCGGTTCCACAATACTTACTCTTTATGTGCTGCCGGTTGCGTACTGGAAGTACAGCGGCGATGAGGAAGAAACGGCGCGGGGGGGGGCGGTTATGAGAACAAATAAATCCCTATTCATGCTGGCGCTGCTGGCGTGTCCGGTTTTTTGTGCGCAGGCATCCGCGGGCATGACTCTCGCTGATTATAAAAAACAGGCTCTGGCGCATAATAACGAACTCAAGCAGTCGGCGCTGGAAGACGAGGCGGCGCAGCAGGCCGTGCGGTCCGCTTTCACCAGCTATTTCCCGAAAGTGTCGGCTGTGGGCGCGATGGGGACGGCCAATATCATTCCGGGGCTGGCGGTGATGTCGGGGATGCCGTCTGTTTTGTCGCCGTTGAGCAGGGCGGACGGCTACGCCTTGTCCATGCTGGTGGCCCAGCAGCCGGTTTTTGTCGGCGGACGGATAGTCAACGGCAACCGGCTCGCGCGGGTCGGCGCGGCGGCGGCGCACGAGCAGTTTCAGCTCAAGCGTGACGAGGTGCTGCTGGAGTCGGAAAAAAAATACCGGCGCCTTCTGGTGCTGGAGGAAAAACGCAAAACCCTGCTTGCTTACGCCGAAATGCTCGAATCGTTATACAAGCAGGTGAACCAGGCGGCGGGGCTGGGTCTTGTCACGCGCACGGATGTGCTGCGGGTGGGGCTGAAGAGAGCGGAGCTCGGCGCGTCCAGAACCGAACTGGAAAAGGGGATTGCGCTGGCCCAGCGCGATTTAAGGCTTTACGCCGGACTGCCGGAAGGCGATCCGATAATCCCCTCCGCCGGGCCGGACGTGATAACCGAGCCGGTTTATAACCGGCAGTATCTGGCGTCGCGCCTGAGCCTGCGCCCGGAATACCGGCTTTTGCAGGCGAACGCGGATGCCGCGAAACTGCAGCGCAAAATGAAAACCGGCGCGAATCTTCCGCTTGTGAGCGTGGGCGCGGCGATTAACCGGCTGGACGCGCTGTCAAGCGGCGGAACGTTTCAGAACAGTCTTGGCTTTGCCGTGGTCAGCGTTCCTTTGAGCGACTGGTGGGGCGGCTCGCATGACGTGAAGGAAAAACGGCTTAAGGAAAATGCCGCGCAGGTCAGGCTGGAATCCGTGGCTGACTATCTGGTGCTTGACATGGAAAGCCGGCTGAAAGATTATGAGCAGGCTTATCAGCGTGTTGCCGTCGCCCGGCTGGGTGTGGAAGAGGCTGACGCAAATAAATCCGAAATCGAGGACGGCTATAAGAACGGCACTGAAAAGCTGTCCGATCTGCTGGAGGCGATGGCTTTGCAGCAGCAAAGCCGGGATAGACTGAGCGAGGAAACCGCCGGGTATTTCGCGGCCAGAACCGCGTTTGAGATAGCGATTTCGGCTGTATCCGCTGATAACTGA